ACTCTATAGCTATTTAATATTAGGGAGTGGGATAGGAACAATTGTTAGATCAACCATCCCTAAATCGTGTAATATTTTTTGagcattttgtaattttatgtaaaTTTCTTGTACATCTTTACAATAGAAGTCTGATAAGTTGTTATTGTACATATGAGTCCAATATGTAATAATCGTATTTGTGTtgataaattttacaaatagTTCAATTAGAATTACACTTtgtacaaaaaatattacataatTATATAATAGTTTTACATAATTTAgggaaaacctcaagggaggtttccgaAATTAACTCTACATAAATAGAGTTCACAAGGAGGGTAAAAGTGGAACAAAAATAATGAGGGGCGGACAATGATACCAAAGTTGTCATTCCAGGGGTGCTATGTGTGATTTCGAAAACATGAGGGATTCTaggtgtgattagaagaaacctcaagggaggtttctgatattaacccTTTTTTTATAGTATTGTAATGGTGGGCACCCGAAAGCTGTCAAATCATGCAAATTATGTAGTTAACGTATGCTCGCTTTAAtaacatattattttttattattcgaAGGTTCACCGTTTGGTTAATCAGAGGCCTCCTACAAGTGTCCCTACAGAATGGATGCATCCcagattttctattttttccaaGGATAACTCTGTCAGAGATGTCTTAATGGTCTGATATATCATTTTCATTATAATGTCTAGTCCAATTTAACTTTATAAGTGAGCAATATAGGCATTGGTAATGATTTGTTGACAGTTGATTACTTATACTATGTAATGTAGGAGGAGCGTGCAGCACTTTTAACACACTGTGATGTTGATGCATATCATGTATTTGCATCTTCACCCCAGGTGATAAACTTTTATCGTTACAGCACATATTTATGTACTGTTGttaattggagacttggataTCGTATATCATTAATCGTATGTTTCATTAATAATATTGCTGATTCACCATCGTTACGCATTTCAGGGAAGAAATAACACCCAGGGATTGCAATTTCGCGTTGACGTCGCCTCCCCCGAGAATGAGATTGATGAATGATGTGTAACTATATTTTTTGAACGAGACATTAAGTGGTTGTCCCAACTTAGGAATACTGCATATGTACGTGTTACAAGCAGTTAATAGGGTGTTACAACTTATTGACGAGGTTGTACAGGCACCATTGATATTTCACTCTTTTCAAATTTAGACAAGTGGATTACAATTGTAATCACATGTAGTGGTAGTAATCATCAATGTTTGTATTGGGTTATATAAAATTGTTAGGAAATTATAAAGTTGGTAGAAAATTGAAGTAACAATTTTACAATAGAATTGAACGTGTTTTTTGTGATCGGATATTTTTCACTAAATCGACCATAACAGTTGAATGGCTGTCGTGATATGTATACCATTCTACTACATTCAATTGCATACCTTAATAACATATTTATTGGCATAGATCGCACCGCCAAAGGTACGATGTATAAGATAACACAGTCTAAAGTATAAATTGTCTTGATTTTGTTACGATACTAAATTCGAATTATTATTGGgctatttttattaaaatattatcATTTAGGCCATTTGTTTTGTATCGATTGCCGAATTTAGCGCCCCATTGACATGATGTATCACAGACACATCAATTGGTATTACAAGGATTAGGTACAAGTTTTTAGGTTAATTGAATTATGGTCAAGCCAGGTCACGACCACATGTTGGTAATAGGTGCGCATAAGAAAATGATTCCTTGGAGAATTAATTTGTAACGTTAAAACGAAGTTTTACAATGTCACAAAAAGGAAGAACGAACAGTACACAATGGGTTACAACCAGTAAGGGATATGTTACTGTTGCGTTACAACTAGTTACGACTGTTTAACATGCATCATTAACATCCAAATATGGTAAGCAATTTGTGGGAGTAGAGATTATAATGAGTATAGCTTTATCGCTACCCTGATGAACATTGGACTACATCCCTTGTTATCAGTTGTATCCCATACAACACCTGGGAACGCCGTCATGCATTAAACAGTGGGGTATATACCTTTGAAAGTCATCGTCGCTTGATTCAGTAAAGTCAGATAGGTCCGGGTCCGATATAAGCATGGGATCTGCTAAAATGTGTTGAACCATACCATGTCTTTTTGCGGCCTGGATCTCATGGAACCTGTGAAGCCTACGCTCCATCTGCATAACTTCTCGCTGTAGTCTATGTAATACGCTTGCATCATTGGTTTGTGATCCTATAACAAGATCCGCTGACCTTGTTCTTGGGATGCGGATGCCATGCCAGCGACAAAATACCTCTAATTCCATTCTTCGCTCACGAACAGGCTCCCATATGGGTTCATGGTCCATAACGAAATAGCCAGACGGTAGATGATCGTTGACcgtatttttaaaaatgtgaCCAGCTAGTCCCAGAGAGTTGTTGGTGTTAAGTGGAGCGTTCCTGAACTCGCGTTTGGTACCATATAAAATCCTCCCATCTGGTGTTTCATACTTGCTTATGGCATTTGTTGGATCTAATGATACTTTCCGTCTTTTTTGCCGAACATTTGATGGTGAGCTTGTATGAGAACCTTCGTTTGTGGATTGCATGACTATGCTAATACCTATTGCTTTTTGGTTGGATGAAAGGAAGGATCTACTGATAAAGAATTAGGTGGGAGAAAAAAAGAGGTAGAAATTTTTAACAGAGCACCTATTTAAGACCATGCATagtaaatggtttcttctgacaACTTCACCAACTGCTTCCTATGTCATTTCATGTTGTTCTCCACGGGATAGTACTCCTGGGTGAGTACATGAAGGCATGGCAACCACCTATTAACGAGACAATAGACTCAACATTTAGTCAAATGTATAGTGTGTGGATGAAATAATTGTTTAATTTGATTCGATCATGACCTGTACTCCAACAACAATTGGGTCAGGTGAATACCCAATTATTCGTCAGTCACCTTACTTTTCAAGTGTAACAAGAAGTTATCACCAGTATTTACATAAATTACAGGACGTTAATAAGCTGTTACCGCTTATTGATGTTCTTGTACAGGCACCTTGTCATTTGCCTATATGTTAAAATTTAGACAATTTGTTTACAATTGTATTAACGATAAGTATTACAGATAGTATTACAAGCACTTCAATAGGTATTACTCCTTCAGTACAGAAACGAACTTACAATTGGCGGCTTGGCTTGGTTccacatgaccacataataagTAACAGTTTCGCAGAAGAACATGATACTTCGTTGGGACAAGTAATTTGAAAGTAGGGTAACTAAtatttaaaatgcaacaaatttTGATTACTCCATGTACATGTTGAGTTACAACCAGTTATGTATATGTTACAATTCATTACAACTAATGAATATGGAAACGGCAGTTTTTCGTCTTATCTAGTTAAAACTACTGATATTACAACTAGAAATTCCCTGATATTACAACTAGTGATACTACAACTAGTTAATATCCGATGAACCTTTCCTCTTCTCTCGTGTGCGCAATTGCCCTTGGCACAAACAATAAGTCCGACCCTCTAACACATATAATTTCTTAGACACTTTAGTAAGTGTCTATTGAGAACATAGAGATGGTCGATTCGAACCCCAAAACAATTGATGTAGCGAGGCCTTCTCGAACATCTCATTAAATTAGCGAGATCTTCTCGAACATCATGCAACCTACTGGCTGCTATTTGACACCCAAGAGCTTGATTTCTGTGTGAACCCTCTATTGATGACACTGCAATTGAGGTTAGAGGAGGGTTGAAGAATACTAATAATAAATTTCATGCACGGATTCATTGCCACCCTTCAGTAGAATGAAATGGGAAGTGTGAAgttattgaaaatgaaaaatgtttGTGTAGTAATGAAAGGTGGACgaaaaaatttttgttgttgAGGGATATACTACTGCAACCACACCCTTTTATACTCCGCAGGACCCTCACGATGTGGTAAAATATCACTGGACAACGCATTCCAGGCCAAACAATTTTGTCGTGGCAGTGGAAGCTGTAGAGTTCGATGCATGCCATTGAATTGTGTCAAATCTGTTCACACaataaaacaaattatgcaCCTGGCTCATGAAATGACCTATACACCAATATCAAGGGTCATGTGGATAAACAGTTACACATCAGTGACGTGTACGTTTCACTATGTACGGATTGCGTTACAACCGGTTAGATGTATGTTACAATTTATTATAACTAATGAATTTGCAATCAGCAGCTTTTCGTCTGCTCTATTTAAAACTGAATAATATTCGAACTAGATATTCCCCGAATTACAACTAGTGATAATACAACTAGTTAATATTCGATGAAcctttcctcttctcttgtttgtgCTATTACCCGTGGCAGAAACGATAATTCCTCCCACTGACACATTAAATTTCTTAGACACTTTATTAAGTATGTATTGAGAATAGTTACGATGATCGTTTCGAACCCCAAAACATTGCGTAGCGAGACTTTCTCGAACATCTCATTAAAATAGTGAGATCTTCACGAACGCATATGAGGGCAACTAGTACATCACGGGAGAAGAGACTGTAGACCCACATGCAGTGCCTGAACCATGTCGGATAAGTTTTGTTACGTTTCCAGGCCAGATTTGTTGTACCGACAGTGAATATACGTGTTACGTGCTGTTGCCAATCGTTTACAGACTTCAACACATGGCCTTGCAGCTTTTATCATGTTTTGGTCCTGTCCACCAACTTTTAAGAGTCACGTGGATACAGAGTTACACCTTagattcatgtacatttcaatGTGTGCATGCACAGTTACACTGTCACAGGGAGGTATGACAGCCCAAATTATGCAacagtttcttggccaagagtCAGATGTGTAACAGTCTATGACCTTGGTCAGTGTATGACCCAAATTTACTACCTCTATGAGCGGTTCGTACCTCCTTCTGCTCCAATGCTCTATAGGAGATTTCAAATTCGACCCCAAATTTTATGTATGTTGTAACTCAGAACGAACAAAGAGGTAAATAATAACTCACGAATTGTAACAATATATGAACAGTTTGTCAATCGTATGGACAAAATTTGTTGAACTATATTTTTAGTATCGatacataaaataataagtGTTACATCGTGTCACTAATCAGCATCAAAAAATAACATACCAATTGGGCAATTTTTATCATGGTAAGACCTGTATTGCAACATTAAGGGTACCGATGTGAATATTGAATTACACATTAGTGACCTTAATTTCGACACTGTGCATACACAGTAGTATGCAAAATATTGTGCACAAAATCTCACAATGAATGTCAGTTTTTTGGCCCAGAGTCAGATGTGTAAAACTGAATGGCCTTGGTCATTCAATGACCCACAATGTGATAGTACCTGAATAAGCACCTCCTTCTGATCCTGATACTTTATTAAAGATTTTCAATTTTACAACTAATTCACTGAATGTTGTAACTTAGGACGAACAAAGCTGTAAGTAAGAACGTACGAATTGTAACAATTTACAATTAAGGTAACCATTTGTGCATCATTATACAATTAATAGTTTCAATTAGTTGGAGTCATTAACACAAAACAATTGAACAACACAGGTGATTTCAGATAAAAGAGCAATCATATAACTCCACAAAAAACTAATAGTGTGACTTCACCAGTTTCATACAACTATACGACTGCATCTACTGTTTACTCTATCTTCTAGATCACCTGCCAAAATGGAAAGTCAACAGTACAAGGATGTCAGTGTAACTTTGCCTATGAAGGATACATCTCCGACAAACTACAGGCGAAGTTTATATCATATGAGGCGAAAAATTGAAAGTGCTGTCAGCGAAAAATTGCTATTAGGAGCAACAGAAAGGCGACCGCTACCGATATCATCATGAAGGTTTTCATTTGTCGAATATCTTGTTCGATTCGATGCACATGATACGGGAAAGAGTTTGGTTCATTTTGCACTGTTCCGGGACTGTCGAAGGAGCTTTCTCTACTTATTGCTTGTCGATTCGGTGAGGGAGGGCAGTAGTTAGCCTGAACTTGCTCATGATTCCTCCCTATTGGATGACACCAAGCAAAAAAAGCACAGGTTTTTCCTTCACAATAGAAGTACAGCAACCCCTTCGTTGGTTTCTGTGACTCCACGATCTTCAGCCCAGCCCTTTTTCCGCAGTGGCAGTACCGATATTGGTACCTTAACTCAGTAGATCCGCCACCAAAATTGCTCGATGAAGACATTTGAACGATCTAAAACTCCTTTTGGGTCACATAAGCTTTAGTGTTTTAACCTTCTGTTGAATTCATGGTTGTGTGTCGATCATGAGCTAACACGGACCAACACATAGGTGGGAGTTAATATGTGGCAAGAAACGATATAAGCTAGTAACTAAATTCTGGAGAATTAGTAAGTATAGAATAAGTAACATGTTTTTTGAAAACATACACAAAACCCAAAACATGTAATTGACTGTTACAATTGGGTTTACGTATCACtaatccaataaataaattgataATCAAACTTTTTGAATAAATGTAATAAACTACTGACCCGATTTGACACATGCATGCGATCTTCGAGTGTCTTCAAATaaactattttattttcatGCCATTCGTCATTTGTCacaataactattttgtaacaaccTATAAGCACACTGTAGCATGCAATCATCAAACATGGAGTTCTGTATTAATTTTCACACTCTAACTTCCCATTGAAACATTTTGTAATAGTCTTTAATAACATTCAACTTcccaataactattttgtaacattCTACAAATACTTCGTAACTAACAATTTTCAAATATGGActtttgtaaaaattttcaaactatccCCTTGCGACTAAGTTTTTTGTAACGGTTTTCGAACATACTGTAACTTcccaataactattttgtaataATTTACAAACACTTCGTAACCAACAGACTTCAAATATGgacttttgtattaattttcaaactGCGCCATTCCAACTAACTATTTTGTAATAGTTAGCGAGTACACTGTAACTTTTAAAaaactattttgtaacaaccTACAAACACTTTGTAATTAACAGTTAAATGTATATGgagttttatattaattttcaaTCTGCAACTTCCCAACTAACTATTCTGTAACATTCTACGAACACACTATAACTTTTCCAaaactattttgtaacaacGTACAAACACATCATAACTAACAATTTTCAAATAtgaagttttgtattaattttcaaactGTAACTTCCCAAATAACTATTTTGTTACAGTCATACAAAATACTGTAACTTCCCAATAATTCTTGACTAACAACCTACAAACACTTTGTAACTACCAGCAGTTATATAtgaagttttgtattaattttcaaactGTAACTTGTCAATAACTAATTTTGCAACAAACTAATTGGGCGCTTGTTCTATAGTTACACATTGTTCAATGTAGGTTCTAGTATAGTTGGCACAGAGTCACGACGAGCATCTTTGAACCATAGATTCACGACACAATTGAACCAATTAATGCTCCGTTAATGTTATTACTGACATTATTCTAGTGTCAATAGAAAATCTGAATTAAATTCAGAATTTATGGCCACAAACTCTTTGTAAATAAACAGCACCATGATACAAATTGCTAATCTTGTTTGATGCTAATGTCtccagaaaaacaaaactactGTCTCAAAAGAAAGGTCCTTCTGAGTAGACTCCATAATAAAATTAGTTACAGCAATCCAAAAGCTGTAATACACATGTAATAATATACAAAAGCACGTcaaatgcaattttgtgaatttcCTTCGCTCCCAGTCATGAATACTTATAAATCAGGCATTACCAACATTCAACTGCGCCCGTTTAGGTACTTGCAGGTTTGCGAAGCTGTCCGGAAACTTTGAGTTCTCCGCTGAGTTACACAATCGAGCTGTGTACAGCACTCGATACTTGCCAACATTTTCCTATCAGCACAAGAGGTAGGAATTAGCATAGTTGAGTGCCGAGGTAACAAGCATTAATTGAATTTCAGATGGATTGTAGGAAATAGATGTACCTGGTTTTGTAAGTAAATTACATGATGTAAGAAATGTATTAGAATGAGTAAAAAATGCTTGTTTGGCCCTGAAAATGTAGAAATAGTAGAAAATGCACAGGAATTGGCTTAGGCGATTGTCAGTAACGAATTACATAACGTCCAATGAAACAAAGTACCTAGAACCTAAATATAATCACCAGAGTAGATGTACATATAGTTAAAATAGACTTACATGGAGTGAAAAACACATTACAGTCCGTATAACTTAGTGTACATGGAGTTATATTTGTACATAGATAATGCCATTGTATTAGAGTAAAAGTAAAGTGATGTGAATCATTAATCATATCGAtgggagtaataatagaatttgGTGTACGAGTAATGTGTGTAACATAACATATTATAAACGGTAATACACACTTATGTTGTCGTTTACATACATACTATTCATGAACTATTGTAAATTATGGTGTTGGATGCATAATTGGTAGGAGCAGAAGTAATGAATTGTAGAGAAATTGGCAGAAGATGAGACTCATGAGTTAGGAATGGAGTTCAACATGGAAGAGGATGCGTACAAGTTTTACAACAAATATGCCTTTAAAATGGGATTTAGTGTACGCAAAGATTATTTAAATAAACACAAAGACTATTTAGTCTATTTTATGCGGTTGTCATTAACGAATGACATAAGGTCCAGTGAGCTAAACAATCTAGAATCAAAATATAATGACCAGCGTGGATGTACATACAGTTAAAATAGACTTACATTGTGTGACCAATATATTACAAtcgtataagttagtgtacatGGAGTTGTATTTGTACACAGATTGTGTTAGAGTAAAAGTAAGGTGATGTGAATCATTAATCATATTGATAGCGTAATAATAGAATTTGGTATACGAGTAATGTATGATTCATAACACATTATGAatggtaatatacatatatgttgTCGTTTATGTACATACTATTCATGAAGTGTTGCAAATTAGGGTGTTTGATGCATAATTGGCAGGATCAGAAGTAATGGATTGCAGCAAATTGGCAGAAGATGGGACCCCTAAGTTAGGAATGGAGTTCAACAGCGAAGAGGATGCGTACCAATTTTACAACAAATATGCCTTTAAAATGGGTTTTAGTGTACGTAAAGACTATCTGAATAAAGACAAAGACGGCGTGACCACGTCTAGGAGATATAGTTGCTGCAAGGAAGGTGTAAAGCGCAAGTACGAAGGTGATGTGATGCCAAAGAGGACACGAGCGCCGACGAAAACAGGGTGTGGAGCTAAAATGGTTATCGTGTTGTTTAGAGGAACAATGAAGTACCGTGTGCATGACCTTGTCTTAGAGCATAACCATGAGTTGCACATTGCTCAATGTGCGCACATGATGCCATCACAAAGAAAAGTGAGCGAGACTCAAGGATTCCAAGCTGAAATAAGCGAGGACGCTGGGCTTTCATTGAAACAGAGTCATGAGCTTATGGGAAAGGAGGCAGGTGGGATGGGAAATGTGGGATATACTCGGGAAGACCTGAAACGATATCTTCGTACTCGACGGGAAAGGAGTTTGAAATATGGAGAAGCAGGTAGCATGCTGAATTATTTTCAAGAGCAAACACTCGAGAATCCATCGTTTTTTCATGCCGTACAGCTGGACTGTGAAGAGCAGATAACGAATATCTTTTGGGCTGATGCAGGAATGTTAATTGACTACAAATTTTTTGGAGACGTAGTCACATTCGAcacaacctacaaaacaaataaagaatacCGGCCACTTGGAGTGTTTGTGGGTTTTAATCAACATAGGCAAATTGTGATATTCGGTGCTGCCCTTATGTATGATGAGACTATAGATTCTTTCAAATGGGTGTTTGGTACATTTCTAGCAGCAATGTGCGGAAAGCGTCCAAGTACCATACTAACCGACCAAGATCATGCCATGGCAGCCGCTCTTTCAGTTGTTATGCCTGAAACATTTCACGGTCTATGTACGTTTCACATAAGGCGTAATTTTATGAAACATCTTGGCAATCACTACAAGGAAAATAGTGATCTTCCATACATGTTTGGTGCATGCATGTATGAGTTTGAAGAAGTGGAACAATTCAATAGGGTGTGGGAGGCGATGGTGAAGAAACACAatcttgaaaataatgaatggCTCTCTGGGTTGTATAGAATTCGTGATAAATGGGCAAGGTGCATGATGAAAGAAAGATGGACCGCGGGAATGCGAAGCACCCAACTTAGCGAAAGCCTAAATGCAGCaattaaaaatcatttgaaactgGATCATGACCTTGTGCAGTTCTTTAGACATTTCAATCGGGTGGTTGATGAAAAGAGACATAATGAACTGATCGCAGAATATGAAATGAGGCAAAAGCTCCCCATGGTCGGGTTAAGGCAAACACCTATGCTTGTGCATGCATCAGAGACGTATTCACCAACCGTATTTGTTGCATTCCAAAATGAATATGGCGAGTCAACAGCTATGGTTATATTGAGACAGCAAGATGCAGCGATGATTGTGGAGTTTGCGGTCATGAGGTATGATGGAGGACCTGAAAGAATAGTGGTATTCAATCGGAATGATCTAAGTGTACGTTGTAGTTGCAAAAAATACGAGAATGAAGGCATTTTATGTGGGCACGCGTTGAAGGTGTTTGATACTGTGGGCATAAAAATAATTCCTCCTGAATACATTAAGAGGCGATGGACAAAAAGAGCTCGGGCTGGAGACTGTTTTGATAGGCGAAGACAGGAAGTTGTGGCTGATCCTAAAATAATGATTTCAACTCGTTATCGGGAGCTCGCTCCAGCCATGATTAAGGTCGCAACTCGAGCAGCAATGTCGGAGGACACCAGCAAAGTAGCAATCACTATCATATCCGATTTGGCAAAGAGAGTTGAGCTCCTCCTCTCAGAAAGTGAAGAACAACCtttgcaaaatcaaaaaaatctgaATATGGAGGAAcgggataaaattgaaattgtgAATGAAATGGGGGAGGCAGTAGTCGCAAGAGGCATTAAAAAACGAGGTGGTGGGAAGAAAAGTAGAGTGATGCGAAGTTGGATCGATAAATTTGACAgagtaaaaagaaaatctagATTATCAAGGACTACACAAACTACggtatggatcaaattttggtaCTCAGGGAACATTTATGCTAAAACTAAGTTATCGTTATGCTATTAACTAAAGTTTAGGTATCATTCATTATGAAATAATATTATTGCCGTGTCAATACTGTAGGCCTCAGAATCGGAGCCGACATCGATTTCATATGAGGAATACATGTTTATGGGATGTCGTTCATCTACTGACTCTGTTTCGGTTAGTATAAAACGGACATGACTGTTGCTtttatttggatgtttctaacaGCATAAATAGTTACATTGATCTTACATTGTGTGATAATGTTGTTACGGCTGTCATCCCTCATGATATACCTATTTTGTTTGTCTTATACAATGATTTGGTCCATACGAAACTCGTAGACGCATTCAATGAGCCAGACAGTGAATGGCCCTCCAAACGCTATTGCTCCGAATATCGATGAAAGTGAAACGGTATGTATATATTCAGTAGTTAAAATAAAGACCTTCTTATTCGTGTAGTAGAGCTAccttttttttagggttaatatcagaaacctcctttgaggtttcttctaatcacacctAGAACCCCTCATGTTTTCgaaatcacacttagcaccCCTGGAATGACAACTTTGGTATCATTGTCCGCCCCTCATTATTTTTGTTCCACTTTTACCCTCCTTGTGAACTCTATTTATGTAACTCACATCCCTCCACGCAAAGGTAACACTACAAAATCGTTCTCAAGCAGTGTAACAtgttttgaatattttgtaattttatgtaaGCTTCTTGTACATCTTTATAATAGATTGCATTTCTGTtattaagttttacaaataattcacataaagtTACACATTGTTTAAAAAATGTTACATTGATCTGAAcggtgataaaaaaaaatgtgactATGGATTGTTATAATGGCAGCAATAGTTTCAATATGTGATTGTAGTTGTAAATCAACTTGCTCTTCCATTTTTATGAAAATGAGGTCGTATAAATAGTTTTTTGTGCATTCTAGTCGAATGGAGTTTGTAAGTTATTAGTATTGCGATACCCTATTATCAAGTAAAAATGGATTGCTAATGCTATATACTCGTGAATTCCCATCATCTTTAAACTGCTTTTACATTATGTTATTATTCACTTAGAAATTGCAATTTTGGCAATGACACTATGTCCATTGCCAAAAGTCAACATCACTGGAAACTCTATAGCTATTTAATATTAGGGAGTGGGATAGGAACAATTGTTAGATCAACCATCCCTAAATCGTGTAATATTTTTTGagcattttgtaattttatgtaaaTTTCTTGTACATCTTTACAATAGAAGTCTGATAAGTTGTTATTGTACATATGAGTCCAATATGTAATAATCG
The Coffea arabica cultivar ET-39 chromosome 6c, Coffea Arabica ET-39 HiFi, whole genome shotgun sequence genome window above contains:
- the LOC113708462 gene encoding protein FAR1-RELATED SEQUENCE 5-like, giving the protein MDCSKLAEDGTPKLGMEFNSEEDAYQFYNKYAFKMGFSVRKDYLNKDKDGVTTSRRYSCCKEGVKRKYEGDVMPKRTRAPTKTGCGAKMVIVLFRGTMKYRVHDLVLEHNHELHIAQCAHMMPSQRKVSETQGFQAEISEDAGLSLKQSHELMGKEAGGMGNVGYTREDLKRYLRTRRERSLKYGEAGSMLNYFQEQTLENPSFFHAVQLDCEEQITNIFWADAGMLIDYKFFGDVVTFDTTYKTNKEYRPLGVFVGFNQHRQIVIFGAALMYDETIDSFKWVFGTFLAAMCGKRPSTILTDQDHAMAAALSVVMPETFHGLCTFHIRRNFMKHLGNHYKENSDLPYMFGACMYEFEEVEQFNRVWEAMVKKHNLENNEWLSGLYRIRDKWARCMMKERWTAGMRSTQLSESLNAAIKNHLKLDHDLVQFFRHFNRVVDEKRHNELIAEYEMRQKLPMVGLRQTPMLVHASETYSPTVFVAFQNEYGESTAMVILRQQDAAMIVEFAVMRYDGGPERIVVFNRNDLSVRCSCKKYENEGILCGHALKVFDTVGIKIIPPEYIKRRWTKRARAGDCFDRRRQEVVADPKIMISTRYRELAPAMIKVATRAAMSEDTSKVAITIISDLAKRVELLLSESEEQPLQNQKNLNMEERDKIEIVNEMGEAVVARGIKKRGGGKKSRVMRSWIDKFDRVKRKSRLSRTTQTTASESEPTSISYEEYMFMGCRSSTDSVSTHSMSQTVNGPPNAIAPNIDESETVHRLVNQRPPTSVPTEWMHPRFSIFSKDNSVRDVLMEERAALLTHCDVDAYHVFASSPQGRNNTQGLQFRVDVASPENEIDE